In Montipora foliosa isolate CH-2021 chromosome 9, ASM3666993v2, whole genome shotgun sequence, the DNA window GCGGTAACGAGGAGGTTCGCGGATAGAGTCCAATGTCTTCAGACGTGCCACGGGATTCAGGAGTCAAATTACAAAACAGACACACAAACGAATAGACAACCACACCAATACATCACGCGGACGAACACAGAACTCTCGACGAAGAGAAATAAACGTACTCACAATATTTGATACTAGACCTAGCCACTCCTTGAAAAGTTCGTTCGTAACTATTACACATTTCGCGTTCTCTAGATGACGTTTAGATAGTTAAGTAGTCACAGGATTTAACGACAGCTTTTTCACTTCATTTTCAATACCCCAGGAAGAAAGAGAAATACCGCATTCCCTCGATTAAATGCCACTTtcaaatgaacgctacagataTAACGAAGAATTCTAAGTGCAGCGTTATATTGCACACAATCGTTAATATTCAATCTTAAACAGCGTGTATTCTCGAGTTCGCCAAACAGGCCCGTGAATAATATTATTCCAAAACAACTGTTTTTTCCGCTTAAAGTTTTGGTGAAATATTATGGTTTGTTACTAGTGCTGCCgtcgcttatttccctttcgtaaacggtcgttgccatttgaaacggtcgatgccattttttagctctgaattacactctttaggtctaagaactcaaaaggttgcggttactgggagttttgtctcgctggtcatatgagttagggttcgggttaaagttctgtttagggtgagggctaagaacccgagttcgagtcttgaaattttcggactctttttttctccAGTTTGTCTTTtataattgttcttttttgtcttaatttttgttaatattttttctttgtttgtttcttttaattttctttgaagtgaagtgtgtagtcgaccgttataaatggcatcgaccgtttcaaatggcaacgaccgttctgagaaatggcaacgaccgtttacgaaagggaaatttgcgctGCCGTCACATAATGCTGCAGCTAAATCCGTGaacaaaatcccaaaaacgtaGCGGCGTTCGATCGAGGTAGTATGGCAACTTAAACTGTGGAAATGAATGTGCTGAGAAGGATAGTGCGAGTAAAATGTTACATTCATATTTTTTACTTTCGCTGCAACTTAATGAGTTAGTTCGAAGAGGACGAAAGAATGCCACAAGAGCTTAGAGGCAAGATATGCGCCTTAAAGGAACAAAACACTGTGGAACTGAAACTTACTGTTTGCTGCCCGAAACAAGTTTTAAAatctgaatttgaattttgaaatgtttttttttcacatgaAAGAAGTGGTTCACTACgttttcaagaacaaaaagctatttaatacaaagaaaaaaataacaatgatgGGGAAATTTTAATAGAAGCAAAGCTCATTTGCTTACTTCTCCATAAAAAAAGGTGGAAAATtacagacacacacacacaaccaCAACACATCCACAAGCATAAATACAAGAattttctctgcataatttttcagacaatgtaaacaaacaacTGGGCTGCGTAAGAGATTTTGATGATGCAATTTCAAACACTTGCAAAGAATCCACAAATCACTCAGACAACTTGAAAACAGCACTACCTCTGAGGTTTGTATCCAAGTGGACAGTTCATTTTGCCCGAGTCTCGAAACAGGCAAGATTATCCCCCCTGGCAAAACACAAGACTGATACAGTACCTGTCCCAATGGCACGTCCAGCCAGGGGGTGCAGCCGACTCTTCATACTGCTTTAGCTGTTTGTCTGCTTCGCAGAGTTTGTGAATGAAGTGACGACTGTCCAGTGCACCTTCTCTCCAGTCACTGATCCTTGTCtgcgaaaaaggaaagaaaatacctATTTTTAGTACCAGTGAATGAAACTGTGACTTGTGAAGGAGCAGTGGTCAGTGACGTGAAGTAGTAACACTCAAGCGAAAGAGGACATGTTACGTGGTCTTTCCTACTTGACAATCGCGAAAAtacaagaaaacaaaacgtGAGAATATCTCGACTTTCGACAACTGTGATCAACAGGGTAAAACAAAAAATCATTATTTTCATCTGGAGCATTCTTTTCAAGAATTAGGTACAGCCATTTTAAAATGTTACCGGTACTCACCTCTACTTCAATGAGAAGAACCTTTAAGCTAGACATGCCCTTGCGAGAAACCTCCAAAAAATCTAGCTTATTGCTGAGAACTGATGTTAACTCCATTATCTGCATCTGAAAATTatcaaaaataaagtttattcagacacttcaaaaaaaacattttgacatcaacaaaaatataaaactAGCATTAATATCACCATGGTTCCAGACGGAGCAGAGCTAAAACATGGCGTACCAGGTCGACTCAAAATTGAGGTTCCAATATGTGACTACAATACCAAAGAGTTCAGCCAATATAATATTGCAAAGAacaaagttgaaataaaaataaagtaacAACTTGCTTAATTTGGTTATATTTCAATTCTTTTCCCCAACTTAAATTTGTGCGACCGTTTAGTTTTTAAGTGGAAAATTCAAagaggaatattaaccattaagaATTCCGAGACAAGCAATCCATAAAGAGAtgccattttgatttttctgtAACCACATGACTCTGGACAGCCTCACCCAAAGTGCTTTGCTCTCATTTTAAAATCCTTGAGACAGGCATTCATGTAAATTCAACTTGTGGTAATCCAGGGCCACTTAATTATGTCCCTGGCAACcatgaaatcaaagaaagtggCCTAGCCTGCTTGCAGGGGGTAATTTGTATTCAGTCGCCACATTAGATGGGCGGATGTGGGAAGATCATCCagcccagacctatcccacgaGCTTCCAACACGGCGTCTGATACGTCTACACCCTGCAAGCAGGATAAAAGTGGCCTAGCTGGCCAACGAACCCTCTTGTTAAGTTTTAGGgttagagttagggttagggttagtagAGACTGTGTGTCCAAAAACATTGGTTTTTATTGTGTACCACGACTCTTGCTGTAAGAATTTCTCGATTCTACCAAAGACATAAAATAAATATTGGCAGTGGACATACATGTAAACTCTGTGCCAAGTTTCTTCAATTTTGATTGTGTTTTTTGTCTTAAAtctttgttttaactttttcaaaccagttcagtttctttttcctttgtctCCGATTAtgatcaaggctgctgcctaagaaaattttccgggagcccttcgggcttccaacattaaaagttagtagcccgagtcattttttcaagagcccagaattaatttattccagctgggatcatatttacaagaaagtgaggatgaatcaagtaCGGCGACCGTTCAGGCTACTTGCTCAGAGCTTTGGTCGCCCGGGCTCACAAATAAGGCGACCGGGCAACCGTTAAGCAGCAGCCTTGATGATTATCATAATGAAATTAGGCaaagaaatcaagaaaaatttgaaatacaacACATAGATCTTACCCTGTAATCCTCCTCAATGGCATCACATTTTGGTTCCTGTTCATCTGAgaacaaattacatgtacataaaaaaacaatcatcAGCCATTGAAGAGAAACTGTGCATTCAGGAACATTACAATTTTTGAGTATTCTCTCTCATGCTTGCAAGAGCACTTCTACAACAAAATACTTCAGAAAGCTACATGGAGCTTACACTTCATTCCAGGCTTCTTTATCCAACTTTTCCAGAAAAGTTTACAGTATTGTACATGTCCTGTTTATGTTAAAATATCCAATGATATGGCAAAGTACTACACTTGTGTAATACCGTAGTTGTTCACATCTAAAACAAGTTGCAATTTGTACTGATAGGTAAATAGATGGCTTGTACGTTCCTGCAAGTTTATTTATCAACATTTacaatgtgtcgtatctttctTTAATAAAACTTAGTGGAAATTAGCCAAGCAAGATGTGCTTCCACATCACATAATACAAACCAGCTATTTTGTGCAATGAAAACAGTAAACTTTCCTCAGGACCATCATGTGGCCGCACAACGGCAATTCTGGATCCCTAGTGATCATGGTCATCCCGATCCACTCTAAATCAAATGGTCCAAAGTTTTAGTTCCCACTAGAGAAGTCTTCCACCAGTAAAAAAAACTATAGCATACCGCATGACTCAATACAAAGCGATCACTGGTAAAAGTCAGAGCAAATACAGTGCAAGAAGGAAAAACTATAATAATATAATGGAAAATGAAATCTTACACATGCACAGGAAGATTGTGACCCAACAGAAAAATAAAGAGTTAAGAAGCAAATCCTATACTTTGTTGCTTCTTTATTTAGATTTCCTACCCATCACTGGTTTTTCCTCCTTTCTCTCTCCTGTTTCAGCTTTTTTAAGATGTTTAAATACTTCAGGGGGTAGCAGAGGTTTGTCTGCATCTGTCTCCTCATCTTTCTGCTTGTCTTTCGTCTCAATTTTCTCATCGCTCTCTTCAGGCAAGTCCATGATTTGCTCACTAACCACATCCTGCTTTCCTTTCTCATACGTATCTGTAATGAGGAAGGTACAATCACAGAGGGCTGGAACCAGGAATGTGACAAGTGATGTTTTCATGTCTTCAAACCTTGGATAAACATTGTTGGCATGTGCCTGATAGGAGGTGTAGCAAGTTATACAATTAAAATGAGGACATTCCTTTCCCTGTTTTCATTGTCTCTTGACCAGGGATAAAAAGTGTATTGTGCAGATACATGTATGTGCCCCACCCTAAATGACAGCCCTGAAGTGCCATATCTTATAAAACCAGTCTAGGAAATAATTACCGGTAATTTTTGTACTTTTCAGGACGTACATGTAAGCCCCCTCAAATCACTGTTTTGATTGCACACATAGCAAATTTTATCAGAAATGCATTGGCATAATAAATGTACCTTAAAGGGCCAAAAGTCAATATTTCAAATTAAATGTACATGACATGCTTATTCGGGAGCCATGGAGAGGGAGGGGAGAGGGGGGTAGAGCCACCAAGTTTTTTTCCTGTGGTGTCGTTTTCTCCCAAACCGCTCACCCCTCCCATGACACTTCCGTGATCCATAACAAAAcctagcccccctcccccaacttTCAAACGTACTCTGCAGCCCCTGTTATTGGACTTTGAAGGTGATTTATACAgagcaatttgttttttttaaaacttagaGAACATCAATAGAATATTACAAAAATCAGAGCAATCATATTGTCGTTCGGACATTGTGtataaaactaagcaaaatCTAAAACTGATAGGACAATCTCAAATTTTGGTCTCCAATACTGTAATAATGAATTATTGTGCGATGGCCAACAGTTATTTCCATCAATGTGAACCTATCGCAGAATGTGTTCTTCCTGACCTTCCAAAAGTTGAGCGGCAAAGTCGTCATCTGAATCATCAGATTCTGCTTCCACAAGTTTCGGCTTTTTTGCTGGGACCTCTTCATCACTGACACCAACTTCGGACTTTCTTGTGGATGCCTTCTTGTCAGCAGGAACTTCAGCCTCCTCTTGACCTTGATCCTCCCAAGAATCAACCAACTCAAAGCCATCCAGTTCGTTATCGCTGCTGCTTTTTGAGTTTGCTTCTTTGCCATCACTTTCAGATGCATTATCCTGTTTTTCCTCACTGTCCATATCTAGGAAAAGACGTGAAATTTATTTGCATGTATGAAAAGGGTTGTCTCTGGGCTCTGCTCTATATTTGCGACTCTACAGGTCTACTTTATAAAGTTACCATATTCCCTGATTGCATCTAATATGCCTCTCTGTAAAAATATTGGCTAAGCCAAGTTTACCAATTAGAGTATTCtcaatcgagtgtcataaaaccaaaacaaaagaaattactttggccaatcaaaaaggacagagacatttccagtaaaccaatcaaaactcgaagtaattacatgaagctgacacaaagcgcaggaaaatgtgcacgtgcgagccatgattggttttggttttacttctgattggttgaaaaaatggcacaagaactttgaaccaatgatcactgagtgaagtaatgtaaaaccaaagcaattcgctaattactttcgacagtcaattgaaaactgctctaataataaaaataactattattaccgtaaacgtccatgtacaAGCtccatccgtagataagccacaccccgaatttagaagcgcagattttggaaaaaaatgtaatacaataaaatttgaagttccagtaacgttctattgctataaaccaacaaggacaaacaatcaaggtttcaccataaagttgaaattccttcgatattgaaacaaaacgaacgagtgcttagtagccaagctttaaatgtggggagAGTCTGGCCCAGGCCAGGGCCTGGGTAATCATGACCACGTCTATAAAGATGTACCCCCAATAGGCAAAACATTTCATGtagaacaggagcttgataatgcagtcgacaaatttgccgagaaggtggtcaaggacaacgaaacagtcggccatttacctcgcgagtactctcgaattttgtggtattttatcgcacgtggcggaaagatatgcgtggaagtgactggccgaagacttcactgcaaacagctgtgcggaggaattgAGATTCCTTGTAtgttggtgtttacttgttcgagaaaagcgaaaattaatcgcttgaaagaactcttggagagcaagattcgccgataaacactcgaagacacaaacggctccttttggagccaccactcattaaaaagtcaatgaacaacagcaacatgctctcagtttcttttatgtttctttactgagatcttaagaagttgtatgaatattaattaggttttttaaaactccaaacacagatgtatccatggataagccgcacccttgatttatggcttcaattttgtgaaaaaaagtgcggcttatacatggacgtttacggtattaTTATAACTCCtgttattttaatttgttaGTAATCTGTCTGAGCCAAATTATACAGTAGAATGACCAATTAACCTACAAAATGTATAAAAAAGTTCATTAAGAAGTCAGATTCCAAATTTGAATCCACTCTTTATATGGTTTATAACCAGCTACCGCTGTAAATACTCCTGCAAATAGATCTTCTGCTCCTATTAATTTTCATCTAATTTACCGAGAGTCAAATTATTTTATACCTTTATTAGTATCAAAGTTCTCATCTCCTTGATACACTTGCTCTTCATATACTTCCTCTTCTCCCTTTTCTTTGTAGTATTCACTGTTGTCTGCTCCATCAATGTCTTGGTTACTATCTGTAGTTTGTGTATCAGTCACAGCTAGTAATTGTTGAGGTGGCTCCCACTGGACTTCATTTGTTTCAACATTCCAGTAGTAATAGCAGTTGGTGGTTTCATCAAGGCATGCCTGCCATGGATACATATCGCCTGCGAATAGATTCAGATGCTGAGTAACCCCAAAAActatcatcaacatcatcatcattattggtTGGATAAGTGGTGGAAGGTGGAACAAACCCACAAAAAGCCTTTCTTCATATGCCAAGATCCTGTACCCTGCATCTCGATGCCAGCGTCAAGCAACATGACATTTTTGTCATCACTGACAGCATCACAACAAAATATCATTGCCATGGTGACCATCACCATGCACGTAGATAAACACATCAATGCCCCTACCTCTAGGGTTGACAGAAGCAACCAGACACCGCCAgcacagggctcgaaattgcaaccaatacactCGCAtttgcaaataaatgttttcccTTTACAACTAatatatctggagaagtcgcaaatttgcgacttgttttcaactttgctctatcgaaacaaaagggttagcagttgccactttgctgctacttaaattgctaaaataaagaaatgacaaaattattaaattgtGTCTGgccgtgaattttctttcaatctgaagaagCGTAATTGTAGCATAATTTAGCGGCAATGTAAtgtgcacaactccattccttcaatCATTCACCATTATCAGTGGTTTCTctacacacaagtattgtgggctaCAATGCAGTGCAACGATTTTGCGAACTTGTGAGTGAATTTTTGAATCTTgttgcaaaattgcgactgcattttttctttaatttcaagccctgagtgtaaaattcattttccttatttttttttaaaaaacctttTGATTACTTATAATAAATCTTAGTTATGGTTACTGTACCTTCATTCCCAGTGTAATCTTCCCCTTGCTCATAACCACCTTCTGCAACTGATGTCACCGGAAGCTCCTCTTCTGTTGTGGAACTTACAGCTTCTTCTGCCAGTCTGTTCCTATCTCTCTCATCTGTCACAGTTGTTGTATCAGCATCCATTGACGCAATTTCCTGATTGCATATAAAACAGTGCATATTGCATATTACATTGCATACAGTACTGATATTTCAGACAAAATCACACTGGAAAGACAGAAGGCTATGCTTGTCacgaatttaataattattattatattaatatGATCAGCCACCATTGATCATTTTGATGTTTGCTTAATAGTAGAACAACAAGAATATcataattgtttgtttgtttgtttgttttaaattaGTGGCAGGGCAGTTGTAACAAAATGCGAAAATCGAGATTGATTACGAGTCAATTCTTATTATGACTTATAAAATGCAGTTAAATGCAATTAAATGGAGTTAGCAAATGGGGAGCATCACTGTTTTTTTGAAACATGTACATGCACTTTTGAGCAGGTTGAGGAATCTAAGTTTTGGCATCTTGTGCTTTGGGCCTAGTTATTGGCGTTTTTGCTCCCTGCCCTCTTCTTTCCCACTGATTTTGTCAGTGTGATGGGTGCTGCCTTCTCTCCCATGCTGCATGGGGGCTCATAGCTGGGTTGCCAGGATTTGCCAGCAATAGGAGCAATCTTCTTCTAGGAGCTGGCTGTCAATAGTGGAAGGTAGGCACCCAACGTCCAATTTGAAACTCAGTTGTTAATCTAATGTTTTAGGAAATATCTGTTttgaacaaaataatttatatttaGACTGCTCTTGTGCTAAATGACAAATGCACAGTTCTGGGATTAAGGTTCGTAGCAGCAatagaacattaattttgtgatCACAATCTCTCTAGACTTGCAGTTATTCATTAAAAACTATCGTTCTTACATTAAAGAAGTCAGCAAGTTTGGCATCAATTTCAGAATGAGGTCCAGTTGATGATGTACTGGCAACAGTAGATTCTTCTACCAGCACTGGAGCTCCATTTTGTTCTATAGACCCTTCATAATCTCCCTCTCCTTCTGCAAATTCAATAACAGCTTAAAATAGTTACTGGACAGTAATACTTTGGAGCTTAGAAAAATACTCTATGGGCAACTCCATCGCTTGATACAGTACAATGAAATATTAATCTGAGGACTCACTTGTTGAGGCCCCCCTTTGCACAAAGAATAACTGATGTTCATTTGTACAAATTTTTAAGTCCATAATTATGATAAACAAAATTCTACCTTCATCATCACTATGGTCACCATAGGAGCCAAGTAAACCAATCCCTggagacaaaaaataaaacaaaaccaaaTATTGAAAGCATATAcaacattattaaaaactggatcattggataatgcaattggAGAGTtctcatgggttatgagccatcataccatgatctacaaacacggcaagcatatgcatgttgtttgagcctttttatttttattgtagtctagttttgtatattttgggggtgtttttgataaaacaattattccactcgtgcttgttggatatgagatgattatagccaactcatcgctacgcacctcgttggctatctatcatctcatatccaacgcgcgctcatggaataattgttaattatcacataaaaaaaatacatactaAAAGTTATAGAAAGGAATGaaacagattacccgcactggcctattacccgcaccccaaaacaaaagaaaatcatgctACTGTATTACCCGGATaagaactcacaaacttggagcgatgaatattccgtgttgttgtttacaaagcgaaagatcaataacattttctgctaagaattGGCTGTTAACAATGCAGCCTAAAACACTCTCCTTAgccatttctggtttgtcttgttaaaacgaCCTAAATACAATGTATTAACGCTAAGACTCGATAGATTGTGAGTTGAAGGCCACCATCTCTACGATTGATAattgagcgccattttgatagGTTGAGAGAAAGTTGGGGCGAGTGTTAGAATAAAAACTCGCATTGTTGTTTGCGATGTTCATTGAGCGGTTTTACAAAGACTACGTCAAATAAAGCGTCATTTTGAAGATTGTAACAACAAACGAGGAAATTcacagatttgaaggaagtattggtttaattatcctcattttacctattgttttttgatttctattgaatgataccgcttgtaaaaatctgttctaaaaaaaatcgatatctcaagatctactgactctaagaaatcgcttgaaacgggaaaatactctctacctcaaggcagtgcttgctaggaatattttactgataCGCTGAATAttctggtgttttaaaattttgcccgtgaatgtttgtttacacgcGTGCCGACAATCACCTCTTAATGCGCGACTCATGTTAGAAAACTTATGCGGCGGCAGCGGTaccatgaaatgaacatgtcggcatcagtttttgtgtgtgaattacggtactttaaagcctgctatttcacatttttattctattgttttgagtttattattccagttggcgaatattttttttttcaagtaaacaaagaaagaagctgcgaaattagcaaagtaagaaagtaatatcacacgcgtgataaacgattttcaatttgcattagttttcatcgagagcatttaagtctattaggcaattaaagcgggATAAATACGgcaatacacagtttttaggaacagtttcattaatgacttttatattttttccccagttacggttttaaaactatttaaaaattatcacattacccgcaccttcctataACCCGCACCAACAACTGTTTGCGGAAAAATTAACACATTACCTGCGGGTAATCGCCCGGAAATTACGATACTACCGGTTACCCTAGGTATCCAAGAGCCAAATATTATTAAGCTGAAAATGCATGATAGTGTTTACCTCAGGCCATTGactacattttttgttttgagtCTAAAAAGATGGTTTTGTACCTCAACAGGCCAACACAAAGTTTCTTTCAAAGACCAACAGTCAGGTAAGACAGATTCTGTCAGGTTCTGTAAAGATGTACTGTGATTAAAAAATCACTTacatttttcttcagattttaaagTGTCTTTGCTTAACACTTGTCTGGCAAAAttgtgagctttgatttttatccaaaggccatttactttgagtgtaaacttgttttggatttcacggtccgccgatactcacgttcaaaactgaccgactggacctcagagggttggatctagggaaaagtaaCATCATTCAcacaatagcttaaaatttcagcgtgcaaacgtagtttattatgtatgcaaaacaagagttctgaaagcctgaaactcccaCCCATACTgtatattaattcagtcgcatacaaatgcattgcattcttaaactagtgaattcttgacgtcattttctcctcgatccagcccTCACAAGagtttaaagttagtaatggcacaccattaaataggaaaatcccaaaacgtctttttgaaactaaggcttaaaacttgggtcacttagtgtttcaAAGGTAAAAAAGGATGTGATTTTCTTTATCATATATGTAGTGCCACTTTAAACAATAACAGGTAATCCAGCTCATGGCTAATATAAAGACTCTTTCAGGGTTCTCCTTGTCAGGCGGTAACTGGTAAAATTTactgcttgtaagagcacttattaccgcctgcaaacgctcagaagtcACTTAAcctttgcagaacgtccaacattaaacaaatgctttaccggtttgaaaaggtccCTTACCAGTtatgctgaaaactagggagaaccctgctCTTTGTCCACTATTATAACCCTGGATTCGACAGAATTTTCATTAAGAGTTTGCTCAGGGTTGAGGTCTTTAGGGTTTGGCAGCCCagcattttaaacattttttatgtaataaaGTAAGCAGACATAATGGAAACAGCCTCGCAAAGGTGTGACAATAGTCAATTTGGCCTGGTGGCCAGCCCTTACTGAACCCCTACAAGTAACTATAGATGGTTGACTGATATTACCTGTGATGCTGGTGGGATTTATGGCTCTTGCTTGTCCACTACTACTTGGAACTAAAATCAAAGGCAGAAAC includes these proteins:
- the LOC137969682 gene encoding formin-binding protein 4-like, with translation MGRRAKDKQLVAQASRRRTVLQIDRVSRRETAEVPSSSGQARAINPTSITGIGLLGSYGDHSDDEEGEGDYEGSIEQNGAPVLVEESTVASTSSTGPHSEIDAKLADFFNEIASMDADTTTVTDERDRNRLAEEAVSSTTEEELPVTSVAEGGYEQGEDYTGNEGDMYPWQACLDETTNCYYYWNVETNEVQWEPPQQLLAVTDTQTTDSNQDIDGADNSEYYKEKGEEEVYEEQVYQGDENFDTNKDMDSEEKQDNASESDGKEANSKSSSDNELDGFELVDSWEDQGQEEAEVPADKKASTRKSEVGVSDEEVPAKKPKLVEAESDDSDDDFAAQLLEDTYEKGKQDVVSEQIMDLPEESDEKIETKDKQKDEETDADKPLLPPEVFKHLKKAETGERKEEKPVMDEQEPKCDAIEEDYRMQIMELTSVLSNKLDFLEVSRKGMSSLKVLLIEVETRISDWREGALDSRHFIHKLCEADKQLKQYEESAAPPGWTCHWDRSHKRYYYTNEVTGDSQWEYPSEEFGGEMEVDAPSEDAMPSQIVASTGTSDHCTVPGWTYPAAYVPMVQGPVMPVVMATAPVVSSSGLTDSFVNPPIPGTEDGSEVIPFTASAYQLPAVEEPPPPPPGTDDLPPLPPVESSAPPPPPPEPLEAPPLPPGEDMFENTTAVVARTSSPFISGQPTVPTLAATPASVPRSLVDYSDLDTAVASPPRSSLPATLLEGAGRPTQETDVGPTISTGLPTKVKVKKKKKASKMGSSLLSSKARKVSSLVQKWQSIKQQEEPVLNSSEEEDEEIDPRKQIEDWKREHMASGQAAYNPNFEEIKGDWRERIRARSTKSGSPADHKDA